A genomic region of Amphiura filiformis chromosome 6, Afil_fr2py, whole genome shotgun sequence contains the following coding sequences:
- the LOC140155783 gene encoding uncharacterized protein: MATRKMSFSPMFNARGDLKQCLELKGRGKNKLEEVPDEVLAEVNIIGIDLTKNNIKELPPKFRNFKDLEELHLTKNSFEKFPDVVCTLVNLRVLKIDFNSLRSLPPHISRLETVKELWLDGNDFEQFPEAVCEMSGLRELYIRQNKLTTLPPIIGKMTHLEIFILSDNQLESLPDEIMQLSALRELWLLRNRLTTLPAKLTTGLSNLQKIELTDNAFEEGSPLQIAIDDGLAAMRRYEQSQS, encoded by the coding sequence ATGGCGACTCGTAAGATGAGTTTTTCACCCATGTTCAATGCCAGAGGTGATCTAAAACAGTGTTTGGAACTGAAAGGTAGAGGGAAAAATAAGCTGGAAGAAGTACCAGATGAAGTCCTAGCTGAAGTCAATATTATTGGTATAGATCTGACCAAGAATAATATCAAGGAGCTACCACCCAAGTTCAGGAATTTCAAAGATTTAGAAGAATTACATCTTACCAAGAACTCATTTGAGAAGTTTCCAGATGTTGTGTGTACATTAGTCAACCTGAGAGTATTGAAGATAGACTTCAACTCACTGAGATCTCTTCCACCACACATATCCAGGCTGGAAACGGTCAAGGAGTTGTGGCTGGATGGTAATGACTTTGAGCAGTTTCCTGAGGCAGTATGTGAGATGAGTGGATTAAGAGAGTTATACATCCGACAGAATAAGCTAACCACACTTCCACCGATCATCGGCAAAATGACACATCTGGAGATCTTCATCCTCAGTGATAATCAACTGGAGAGTTTGCCTGATGAGATCATGCAGTTGTCAGCGCTTCGTGAACTGTGGCTGCTCAGGAATAGGCTAACCACATTGCCAGCTAAACTAACGACAGGACTCTCAAATTTACAGAAGATTGAATTGACTGATAATGCGTTTGAAGAGGGATCACCGTTGCAAATAGCAATAGATGATGGTTTGGCTGCCATGAGAAGATATGAGCAAAGTCAATCATGA